The segment ATACCGTTCAGGCGAAAGCTTCGATCGTCGAAAGGATTTGCGATGTCGCAAGCGATACGCCGCCTGCCGGGCTGGCTGCCGTTCGCGAACCGTGTCGTTCGAGCGCTAAACCGTCTCGGTCTACGGCTCGGCACGATCCATGTGCTGACCGTTCCGGGACGGCGGTCCGGCGTCGCACGTTCGACGCCCGTCTCGCCGCTGACCGTGGACGGACGCCGCTACCTGGTCGCCGGCTTGCCGGAGGGAGACTGGGCGCGCAACGTCCGCGCCGCCGGTCGCGGTGAACTCACCTCCGGCCGGCGCCAGGCCTCGGTCAGTCTCGTCGAGGTGTCCAACCCGGACGAGAGGCGTTCAGTGATGCGGGCGTTCCCGGTCGAGGTGCCCGGCGGGGTTCCGTTCTTCGTCCGGCTCGGCCTGGTGACGAAGGACGACCCGGACGAGTTCGCCGCTGCGGCAGACCACGTCGCCGTCTTCGAGATCCGCGAGATCGTGCACTCCGCTCCACGTTGAGACACCGCGGCGCATTGCGGGCCCGGAGTCCGTGAATCAGCGTCGCGGATCGGCGCATTGCAGCCCAGTCCGTGGGCCAGCGTCGCGGATCGGCGCATTGCAGCCCAGCCCGCGGTCAGCGTCGCGGGGCGGTGCATTGCACGCTGGATGTCCTCCGGACCCGGGCCGCCGGGCGGCAGACCGGAAGCAGCGTCAGTCGGCCATTCCTCGAAGATACTCGGCGGGGCCTGATCAGCAACAATTCACAGCTGGGCCCATATTTTCAGCCTATTCGATCGTCTGGCTGTGCTTTATTGCTGCTTCCCGTCTATTTATCGGTGCCTGAGTCACAGCTGATGCCTCTAATGTGCCGTCTTTTGCCGGCGGGCTGGGACTTGCGGCGGGTGTACCCGGGGGTCGTCCGGAGCCGTTGGGTTGGCGGCGGCCCGGATGTCGTGCACGTGCCGCCGCACCGTCGACGGGGTATCGGCTTAACTCGTGGTTGCGGCCGATGATCCGTGCATGTCGTAGCCGGCCGGCGAGATGATCGGCGTCCCCGGCGGCAGACCGAAAGCGGCGCGCTGAGCTCCCGGCAAGGGTAAAATTGAGTGCCGTTTGCCGGTTCCCGCACGGCTGAATCCGACGTGAGCGCGTTGTCAGAAAGCGCGCAGTCATCGCCGATTGTCACCCTAGGGTGAGGCGATGGGGATTCTGAAGAACAAGGTTGTCAGGCTTGCCGCCGGTTTTCCGCTGACTGTCGGTCTCTCGGTCGGCGTAGGCCTGCCGATGGCGGTAGCCGACGTCGCGGGAACCGCACGTCCCGCTGCCGCCGCACCTCTCATGAACCCGGCCTCGCTCAAGGACGCGCTGCTGACAGCGGACGATCTTCCGGCCGGGTACGCGGCTCTCGACTTCGATCCAGCCGAGGCCATCGCCGGCATGATCGGCCCCGAGCAGGCAAGCGGCGACCCGTGCGTGGCGGCGGACGCGGTCGACACTGACGAACTGCTCCAGCCCTCCGACGACGACTTGGTGCCGGAGTGGCCAACCACGCCGTGGCGACCGAACCGCCCGCATCGACCGCCGAACCACGACAAGCCCACCAAGCACGACCGGCCCGACAAGCACGACCGGCCCGACAAGCACGACTGGCCCAACAAGCACGACAAGCCGATCAAGGGCGAGCGCCCCACGAAGGGTGACCGTCCGACCAAGGGCGACCGGCCCACCTCGGGCGAATGGCCGCTGAAGGTCGAATGGCCGCTGAAGGTCGAATTGCCGCTGAAGGTGGATCGGCCGGTGAAGGGCAATCCAGGCGACCGGCCGATCACCGGCAACTGGCCCGTGAAAACCGACGACACAACCAAGGGTGACCGGCCCACGAAGGACGACGCGACGAAGGGCGACCGGCCGACCAAGGGCGACAGGCCGACCAAGGGCGACGACGCAACCAAGACCGACCGCCCCGTCAAGGTGATGGCCACCGCCGAACCGAAGTTGGAAGCCGCCGCCTTCATCAAGGACGCGGCTGGCCCCGTGCTCATGGAAACCTTGTACGACGTAGGCCGCCGCCAGGCGCAGACCATGGTCTGGCAGACCGCGGAGGTCCTGGAACGCTGCCCCGACATCGAGAACGAGGGTCTCCGGATCGAGATGGCCCCGCTGCCGAAGATGCCGGATCTCGGTGACGCCTCGGTAGCCGTGACCATGGACGTCACGCTCAAGGAGAACGGCTTCGAGGTCTCGGTGACCGGCAAGCTGGTCGCCATCGCGTACCAGGACGTGTACGTCACCGTGGCCCTGGTCGGCGCGCCGACGCCCAGCACCGCCGAGCTCAAGAAGATCGCGAAGACCGCTCTGCGCAAGCTCGCTGCCGAGGTCTGACAGCTCGAGACCAACTTCCCGCGCGTACCAGATCATGCTCAGCTGACGCTGAGCGTTGTCGAAGGGGCGCTGGCCGTCAGCCCAGCCTCTCAGCTGACGCTGAGTGTTGCTTCCGGGCGGTTGAAGGGACGCTCGGCGTCAGCCAGGACCAGGGCCGCGACCACGAGCCGGGACGGGGACAAGGTCGGCGCAAGCCGACCTTGTCCGACAAAAGAGTGAAAATTTCTCAAAGCTGACTTAGGTTACTCGTGACGACGTGGCGGTCAGAAGCCGCCCGAACCGGATCGGGTTGCCCAAAATGCGTCTGCGGAGCTGCGCCCCCCTAGGCGTACTGATCATGCTCGCCACGTTCTTCCTGGTCTTCCCCTCGGTTCTCACCGGCCCGCAGCATCCCGCCCGCGCAGCCCAGACCACCTGCGCCCTGCCGGTCACGCTGACCAACGGCGATTTCGAAGCACCGGTCATCCGCACCGCCGCCACCATGGAGCTGATCAAAGAGGGCGCCATGCCGGGCTGGCTGACCACCGCCCCAGACGACGAGTTCGAGCTGTGGCGCGAGGTCCGGCAGAATTTCAACGCGGCTTCCGGCCGGCAGTTCGTCGAGCTCAACGCCAACTACGTCTCGGAGCTCTACCAGGATCTGCCGACCACTCCGGGCCTGACGTTGCGCTGGGAGCTCAGGCACCGCGGCCGTCTCGGGCCGGGCAACGACGTCATGGCGGTGCGGATCGGGCCGCCGCCGACGGCGCCGAGCACGACGTTCGTACCCAATCAGAGCACGCCGGTGGCGGATCCGCCGGCGGCCTGGGGCTCCTGGTCGGGGACGTACACGGTTCCGGCGGGGCAGACCACCACCCGGTTCGGGTTCGAGTCGGTCTCGACCGCGCAGAACAAGCCCACGCACGGCAACTTCCTGGACGGCATCTCGTTCGGCACCGCGGCCTGCCTGGAGACCTCCACCGCGGTGAGCGGCACCTCGGCGAACGTCGGCGAGCTGCTCACCTACACGGTGAACACGCAGAACAAGGGCGGTAACCCGGCGAAGAACGCGGTGATGGCCGACGACCTGCCGGCGAACGTGACGTTCGTGCCCGGTTCGATCCGGTCCATCAGCGGGGCGACCAGCACTCCGGTCAGCGACGCCGCAGACTCCGACATCGGTGAGTATGACGCGGCCACCAGGTCGGTCCGGGTCCGCACCGGCACCGGCGCGGGCGCCGCCACCGGCGGGACCATTCCGGTGGGCGAGAGCCGGTCCTTCTCCTATCAGGTACGCGTGAACCCCGCCGCCGCCACCACGACCATCACCAACGACGCCACCGTGAGTTTCCGCGACGATCTCGGCAACACCACCCGTACCTCGGTCTCCAGCGACGTCAGCACCGCCGTCGCCGCGGCCGCCGACCTGGTGATCACCGCCGTCGTGGCCGCGCCGGGCGTGATCGCCGGGCAGACCGCGACCACCGACATCACGATCGTCAACAACGGGCCGAATGCCGCGGGCTCGGTGGTGGCGAGCGCCGTGGTCCCCGCCGGGATCAGCGGCATCACGGCGAGTTCGAACCCGGGCGGCTGCTCGGTGACCCTCTCCGTGGCCACCTGCAATCTCGGCACCCTGCCGCCCGGGACACCCGCCACGATGACCGTGTCCGGCACGGTGATAGCGCAGGCCACCCCGGGTGCGCAGGCGACGCTGACCGCTTCGGTGACGAGCAGCACCTACGAGATCAGCCAGGCGGACAACGCCACCTCGGTGAGCGCCACGGTCGTCACCCTCACCGATCTGGACGTGGTGCTGACCTATTCGCCGGCCACACCGGTGCAGGGCGACACGGTGACCTATCGGGCGGTGGTGACCAACAACGGGCCGTCCCGGGCACTCGCGGTCACGCTCACGAACCCGGTCACGACCGGTTCGACGTACCTCAGCTCCAACCCGGCAGGTAGCGGCGCCTGCGCCTACGTCGGCGTCCCCATTCGTACGCTGACCTGCACCTGGCCGACCCTGGATCCCGGCCAGACCACGTCGGTGGACATCCTGGTGCAGCTGGACGACGCCGACACCGACTCGATCCACAACGCCGTCTCGGTCAGCTCGTCGACCCCGGAGTCCGACGTCACCGACAACAACGCCGCGGTGAAGGCGCCGAGCCTCAAGCAGGCCGACCTCAGTGTGCAGTTGACGCTGGACGCGAGCACCGCGAAGCCCGGCGCCGAGGTGCCGTTCACGCTGACCGTCCGGAACCGGGGCCCGTCGTCGGCGCGGAACGTCTCGTTCAACACCGTCGTGCCGCCCGGGTTCACGATCGTCCGGGATCCGAGCCCGATCTGCACCAGCACGGCCTGCACGATCCAGGAGCTTCCGTCCGGCGTCACGCGACTGATTCGCGGCAAGGCCGTGGTGGGCCTGACCGCGGCGGCCGGCGTCCAGCAGGCCAGCACCACGATCATCTCGTCCACCGTCGATCCGGCGCCGGGCGACGAGACCTCGGTGGTCACCTTCACCATCGAGCTGGAGGCCGACCTGCGGGTGTCGCAGGACCTGAGCAACTCGACCACGCCGGCGAACCCGCTGGTCGCGGGCGAGAACGTGCTCGGCGTCGTCACCGTGGACAACGACGGTCCGACCCGGGCCGAGGGTGTGGTGCTGCGGCAGGCCATCCCGGCCGGGCGGCCCGTTCCGACCGCCACCCCGAGTGCCGGCTCGTGCGCCTTCCAGGGCACGGTGGACCTCGGCGGGATGACTCCGGACGGCGGCGCGTACGTCTGCAACCTGGCCTCCCTGGCCGGCGGATCGTCCTGGCGGATCAACTTCGCCGGGGTGCTGCTGTCGCCGGGATACACGGGCGCCGTCTACGCGCGTACCGCGACGGTCTCGGCGAGTTCGCCGGACCCGGACAGCTCCGACAACACCGTGGTCACCACCCGGGACGTGGAGCGCCGTTCCGACCTGCGGGTCACCAAGACGGCCACCCCCACGTCGCTCGTGCAGAGCGGCACCGTGCAGTTCGACGTCACGGTCCGCAACCACGGACCGTCGGACGCCGTCGGCGTGTTGCTCCGCGAGGAGCCGCAGTCCGGGCTGGTGCTGCTCACCGCGGGTACGCCGTCCGCGGGAGCCTTCGACATGGCCACCCTGATCTGGAGCATCCCGAGCCTCACGGTCGCCGACGGTCCACAGACACTGACCGTCTCCGGTGTCGCCCGGGACAGCGGCACTCTCGTCGGCTGGACCCGGGTCACCGCGTCCGGCAGCACCGATCCCGCCCCGGCCAACAACGCCGCCTCGGCCACTGTCACCGCGACCGCGGCTGCTCCCGCCCTGTCCGTCTCGGTGCTCACCACCCTCAGTCCCGCCTCGACCATCGGCGCGGCCGTGAACACCAGCATCGGCTACGTGTACCGGGTGACCAACACCGGCAACCTGGCGTTGAGCCAGCTCACCGCGGTCGGCACCCGCGGCGTACCCGGTTCCTGCCTCAGCACCACCCTGGCGCCGGGCGACACCACCGACTGCGCGGCCGGCAGTTACCCGGTCACCTCCGCCGACATCACCGCCGGCGTGCCGATCGGCAACACCGTCACGGTGATGGCGGCTAGCGCGATCGACACCGGGCCGGTCCAGTACGCCCAGGTCACCGCGAACGTTCCGGTGGTGGTGGCCCGGCCCGCTCTGGCCGCCGTGGTGACGCCCAGGGTCTCGACGCCGAGCCGGCTGCACGCCGTGGCCGCCGGCGACACGATCGAGTACGACTATCAGGTAACCAACAACGGCAACGTGCACATGGTCGACATCGCCCTGGCCGACACCAGGACCGGCCCGGTGACCTGCCCGGCGTCGACGCTGGACATCGGCCTCTCGATGACGTGCCACACCCAGGCCGGCGCCGGCTACACGGTCCTGCCGAGCGACCTGGACGCCGGCCTGCCGATCACCGACGCCGTCTCCGTCACGGCCCGGCCGACCGGTGTCACGGGCCTCGCGCCGTACGGCACCTATCAGGCGAGCGTCACCGTCGCACCGCCGAACCCGGCACTCACCCTCACGGTGGACTCCACAGTCCCGGTGCCGGTCACGGCCGGTGACGGCATCACCTACCGGTACCGGCTGAGCAACACCGGCAACGTCACCGTCAACAACGTCGAGGTCAGCGACACGAAGGTCACCGGCGACAACTGCCCGGCCACCATCGCGGCCGGGGCCACGGTCACCTGCTACTCGGCGCCGGCCCAGCCGTACCGG is part of the Actinoplanes sp. NBC_00393 genome and harbors:
- a CDS encoding nitroreductase/quinone reductase family protein; this translates as MSQAIRRLPGWLPFANRVVRALNRLGLRLGTIHVLTVPGRRSGVARSTPVSPLTVDGRRYLVAGLPEGDWARNVRAAGRGELTSGRRQASVSLVEVSNPDERRSVMRAFPVEVPGGVPFFVRLGLVTKDDPDEFAAAADHVAVFEIREIVHSAPR
- a CDS encoding DUF7507 domain-containing protein: MRLRSCAPLGVLIMLATFFLVFPSVLTGPQHPARAAQTTCALPVTLTNGDFEAPVIRTAATMELIKEGAMPGWLTTAPDDEFELWREVRQNFNAASGRQFVELNANYVSELYQDLPTTPGLTLRWELRHRGRLGPGNDVMAVRIGPPPTAPSTTFVPNQSTPVADPPAAWGSWSGTYTVPAGQTTTRFGFESVSTAQNKPTHGNFLDGISFGTAACLETSTAVSGTSANVGELLTYTVNTQNKGGNPAKNAVMADDLPANVTFVPGSIRSISGATSTPVSDAADSDIGEYDAATRSVRVRTGTGAGAATGGTIPVGESRSFSYQVRVNPAAATTTITNDATVSFRDDLGNTTRTSVSSDVSTAVAAAADLVITAVVAAPGVIAGQTATTDITIVNNGPNAAGSVVASAVVPAGISGITASSNPGGCSVTLSVATCNLGTLPPGTPATMTVSGTVIAQATPGAQATLTASVTSSTYEISQADNATSVSATVVTLTDLDVVLTYSPATPVQGDTVTYRAVVTNNGPSRALAVTLTNPVTTGSTYLSSNPAGSGACAYVGVPIRTLTCTWPTLDPGQTTSVDILVQLDDADTDSIHNAVSVSSSTPESDVTDNNAAVKAPSLKQADLSVQLTLDASTAKPGAEVPFTLTVRNRGPSSARNVSFNTVVPPGFTIVRDPSPICTSTACTIQELPSGVTRLIRGKAVVGLTAAAGVQQASTTIISSTVDPAPGDETSVVTFTIELEADLRVSQDLSNSTTPANPLVAGENVLGVVTVDNDGPTRAEGVVLRQAIPAGRPVPTATPSAGSCAFQGTVDLGGMTPDGGAYVCNLASLAGGSSWRINFAGVLLSPGYTGAVYARTATVSASSPDPDSSDNTVVTTRDVERRSDLRVTKTATPTSLVQSGTVQFDVTVRNHGPSDAVGVLLREEPQSGLVLLTAGTPSAGAFDMATLIWSIPSLTVADGPQTLTVSGVARDSGTLVGWTRVTASGSTDPAPANNAASATVTATAAAPALSVSVLTTLSPASTIGAAVNTSIGYVYRVTNTGNLALSQLTAVGTRGVPGSCLSTTLAPGDTTDCAAGSYPVTSADITAGVPIGNTVTVMAASAIDTGPVQYAQVTANVPVVVARPALAAVVTPRVSTPSRLHAVAAGDTIEYDYQVTNNGNVHMVDIALADTRTGPVTCPASTLDIGLSMTCHTQAGAGYTVLPSDLDAGLPITDAVSVTARPTGVTGLAPYGTYQASVTVAPPNPALTLTVDSTVPVPVTAGDGITYRYRLSNTGNVTVNNVEVSDTKVTGDNCPATIAAGATVTCYSAPAQPYRVTQDDVDAGHPVENDAMVTGQGATPGSAAVAAEGGTSLAVDPSRPALSITATVMVIPPDHATGVARGDRIDVAYRVRNTGNVTMREVTVVDTLAGSATCPNTAVLVNTEMVCASTPYTVNQGDVDRGGTLDSTARVRGRSPGQASAVPYASVPVSVPLAVGSPGLTLDARALVSPADHRTAVDEGDEIDYEYVVANAGAVTIRQIAVTDSLFGPADCPGTALGPGESVTCASPRPYTVTRADVDTGGEITNRVSMSGRTPDGRDLSYAPVMVGINLLVPEPALRAQITPVVTPPAHRNAVEAGDTITYRYEVANTGNQVMSGISVTSSRGSTVRCPATALTVRSSMICTGDAHIVTQEEIDAATPITEEIFVAGTPPGSGGAQRFGPFTVDVGVVEARPTLTLEMSIGVTTAAVSPAVRAGDVIRYRYEVRNTGNVTVRNVTVDDPRAGAVTCEDTRLAVGAGTGCTAEEPYRVTQDDVDAGRAIVARAYARGVWSGTDRAVSSGPAQVSVPVAAPSPRLAAAQKAAWTDTDGDGKLSIRDDVVSTVVVTNTGNVTLVNIRVTGLPAAVTCAKTAVAPGASVTCVSGVYHLSAAEIASGKHTYEAHVTGDMTVADSPGAEARAPSTVVIPAEPSRGSPPPRTVPVTGPPVVSYLMTALVLIVGGLALLLLTEQPPGRHAGRPGRHARPAR